Proteins from a genomic interval of Syngnathus typhle isolate RoL2023-S1 ecotype Sweden linkage group LG15, RoL_Styp_1.0, whole genome shotgun sequence:
- the pds5b gene encoding sister chromatid cohesion protein PDS5 homolog B isoform X2 translates to MAHSKARAADGKVAYPPGVKEISDKISKEEMVRRLKMVVKTFMDMDQDSEEQKELYLNLALHLASDFFLKHPDKDVRLLVACCLADIFRIYAPEAPYTSPDKLKDIFMFITRQLKGLEDTKSPQFNRYFYLLENIAWVKSYNICFELEDSNEIFTQLYRTLFQVINNGHNQKVHMHMVDLMSSIICEGDTVSQELLDTVLVNLVPAHKNLNKQAYDLAKALLKRTAQAIEPYITNFFNQVLMLGKTSVSDLSEHVFDLILELYNIDGHLLLSVLPQLEFKLKSNDNDERLQVVKLLAKMFGAKDSELAAQNKPLWQCYLGRFNDIHVPIRLECVKFASHCLMNHPDLAKDLTEFLRVRSHDPEEAIRHDVIVSIVTAAKKDLSLVNDALLNFVKERTLDKRWRVRKEAMMGLASIYRKYSLQGEGGREASKQISWIKDKLLHIYYQNSIDDRLLVERIFAQYMVPHSLETAERMKCLYYLYATLDTNAVKALNEMWKCQNLLRHNVKDLLDLVKKPKSETSSKAVFAKVMVITRNLPDPGKAQDFVKKLAQVLEDDERIRDQLETLVGPSCSCKQAELCVRDITKKLGSPKQPSNPFLEMVKFLLERIAPVHIDTESISALIKQVNKSIEGTADDDEEGVLTDSAIRAGLELLKVLSFTHPVSFHSAETFESLLGCLKMDDEKVAEAALQIFKNTGGKMEESFPHIKFVLLPVLQSKAKRGPPRQAKYAIYCINAMFANRDTHFAQIFEPLHKGLDPADLEQLITPLTTLGHLAQLAPEQFAAPLKSLVANFIVKDLLMNDRIPGKKTTKLWVPDDEVSPETMAKIQGIKLMVRWLLGVKNNQSKSGNSTLRMLTAILHSDGDLTEQGKMGKPDMSRLRLAAACALLKLAQEPCYHKIITLEQYQLCALVINDECYQVRQGFAQKLHRGLCRLRLPLEYMAVFALCAKDPVKERRAHARQCLVKNVNIRREYLKQHAAISDKLFSLLPEYVVPYAVHLLAHDPDYVKVQDIEQLKDIKEALWFVLEIIMAKNENNSHAFIRKMVENIKQTKDAQSPADSKTNEKLYTVCDVAMHIIMSKSTTYSLESPKDPILPSTLFTKPDKNISNTKYYLPPEMKSFFAPGKPKSANVLGAVNKPLSSAGKQIQSKASRMETASNDDSSSSPGSPQRGKSRHDSAEMDHSENEDLSRKRADSADKESEKPRGRKRGLTAGDAADIKRGRKKATTVTEAEDMWGDEDNRPEDEQNNPPKKGRRGRPPKAAASGNQDALPAKGKRERKKAAPPPEDDDDKEDDEERPDEDDDDEEDGGGGAENVEVKTRTGRQARTPRRSQSSDVAELTPQKRRGRPPKSAQPPPKKPTRGGRSKGGAAKDDSEDEEDQEDDEVQEEPTPKEKSKASPMAFLHLF, encoded by the exons ATGGCTCACTCTAAAGCTCGAGCCGCAGACGGGAAGGTGGCCTACCCCCCGGGGGTGAAGGAGATCTCTGACAAGATCTCCAAGGAGGAGATGGTCCGCCGCCTCAAG ATGGTGGTGAAGACCTTCATGGACATGGACCAGGACTCGGAAGAGCAGAAGGAGCTCTACCTGAACCTGGCCCTGCACCTGGCCTCTGACTTTTTCCTCAAACACCCCGACAAGGATGTGCGGCTGCTGGTGGCGTGCTGCCTCGCTGACATTTTCCGAATCTATGCTCCTGAGGCACCTTACACCTCCCCCGACAAGCTTAAG GACATTTTCATGTTCATCACCAGGCAGCTCAAAGGTCTGGAGGACACAAAAAGCCCTCAGTTCAATAGATACTTCTACCTGCTGGAG AACATTGCCTGGGTCAAGTCGTACAATATCTGCTTCGAGCTGGAAGACAGCAACGAGATCTTCACCCAACTCTACCGCACGCTCTTCCAGGTCATCAA CAACGGCCACAACCAGAAGGTGCATATGCACATGGTTGACCTGATGAGCTCCATCATCTGCGAGGGGGACACCGTATCCCAGGAGCTGCTGGACACAGTCTTGGTCAACCTGGTGCCAGCCCACAAG AATTTGAACAAGCAAGCGTACGACCTGGCCAAAGCGCTGCTGAAGAGGACGGCTCAGGCCATCGAGCCATACATCACTAAC TTCTTCAACCAGGTGCTGATGCTGGGCAAGACATCCGTGAGCGACTTGTCCGAGCACGTCTTCGACTTGATCCTGGAGCTCTACAACATTGACGGCCACCTCCTGCTCTCCGTGCTGCCCCAGCTGGAGTTCAAACTCAAG AGTAATGACAACGACGAGAGGCTGCAGGTGGTCAAGCTGCTGGCCAAGATGTTTGGCGCCAAGGACTCTGAGTTGGCGGCGCAGAACAAGCCGTTGTGGCAGTGCTACTTGGGCAG GTTCAATGACATCCACGTGCCCATCCGACTGGAGTGCGTCAAGTTTGCCAGCCATTGTCTAATGAACCACCCTGACCTAGCTAAAGACCTCACAG AATTCTTAAGGGTACGTTCGCACGACCCGGAGGAGGCCATCCGCCACGACGTCATCGTCTCCATCGTCACCGCCGCCAAGAAGGACCTCTCTCTGGTGAACGACGCCCTGCTCAACTTTGTCAAAGAGCGTACCTTGGACAAGAGG TGGCGTGTACGCAAGGAGGCCATGATGGGCTTGGCGTCAATCTACAGGAAGTACTCGCTGCAGGGTGAGGGTGGGCGTGAGGCGTCCAAGCAGATCTCCTGGATCAAAGACAAGCTGCTTCACATCTATTACCAGAACAGCATCGACGACAG GTTACTGGTGGAACGCATCTTTGCCCAGTACATGGTCCCTCACAGCCTGGAGACGGCAGAGAGGATGAAGTGTCTTTACTACCTATACGCCACTTTGGACACTAATGCTGTCAA AGCCCTGAATGAGATGTGGAAGTGTCAGAATCTACTGAGGCACAACGTCAAAGACCTGCTGGACCTGGTCAAGAAGCCCAAG TCTGAAACTTCCAGCAAAGCTGTTTTCGCCAAAGTCATGGTTATCACCA GAAATCTTCCAGATCCAGGCAAGGCTCAAGATTTTGTCAAGAAGCTGGCCCAGGTGCTGGAGGACGACGAGCGGATCCGAGACCAGCTGGAGACGCTGGTCGGCCCTTCATGCTCCTGCAAGCAGGCTGAGTTGTGTGTG CGAGACATCACAAAGAAACTCGGCAGTCCCAAGCAGCCCAGTAATCCTTTCCTGGAGATGGTTAAGTTCCTTTTGGAGAGAATTGCTCCCGTGCACATCGACACAGAGTCCATCAG CGCTTTGATCAAACAGGTCAACAAATCCATAGAAGGAACGGCTGACGATGACGAGGAGGGTGTTCTCACAGACAGCGCCATCAGAGCCGGCCTGGAACTGCTTAAG GTGCTGTCCTTCACGCACCCAGTGTCCTTCCACTCGGCCGAGACCTTCGAGTCCCTGCTGGGCTGCCTGAAGATGGACGATGAGAAGGTGGCCGAGGCGGCGCTGCAGATCTTCAAGAATACAGGCGGCAAGATGGAGGAGAGCTTCCCGCACATCAAGTT TGTCTTGCTGCCGGTGCTGCAGTCCAAAGCCAAGCGGGGCCCGCCTCGTCAGGCCAAATACGCCATCTACTGCATCAATGCCATGTTTGCCAACAGAGACACTCACTTTGCGCAGATCTTTGAG CCGTTGCACAAAGGTCTGGACCCAGCCGACCTGGAGCAGCTCATCACCCCTCTGACCACGCTCGGTCACCTGGCCCAGCTGGCCCCCGAGCAGTTTGCCGCCCCCCTCAAGTCTCTGGTGGCCAACTTCATTGTGAAGGATTTGCTCATGAACGACAGG ATTCCAGGCAAGAAGACCACCAAGCTTTGGGTTCCCGACGATGAGGTTTCTCCCGAGACCATGGCCAAG ATCCAGGGCATCAAGCTGATGGTGCGCTGGCTGCTGGGCGTGAAAAACAACCAGAGCAAGTCTGGCAACTCCACGCTGCGCATGTTGACGGCCATCTTGCACAGCGACGGAGACCTCACAGAGCAAGGGAAGATGGG CAAACCCGACATGTCGAGGCTCCGCCTGGCCGCCGCCTGTGCCCTGCTGAAGCTGGCCCAGGAGCCGTGTTACCACAAGATTATCACGCTGGAGCAGTACCAGCTGTGTGCGCTGGTCATTAAC GATGAGTGCTACCAGGTGCGTCAGGGCTTTGCGCAAAAACTGCACCGGGGCCTGTGCCGCCTGCGCCTCCCTCTGGAGTACATGGCCGTGTTCGCCTTGTGTGCCAAGGACCCAGTCAAGGAGCGGCGAGCTCACGCGCGCCAGTGCCTGGTCAAGAACGTCAACATTCGGCGCGAGTACCTCAAGCAGCATGCTGCCATCAGCG ACAAGCTTTTCTCGCTGCTGCCCGAGTATGTGGTGCCGTACGCCGTCCACTTGCTGGCGCACGACCCAGACTACGTCAAAGTGCAGGACATCGAGCAGCTCAAAGACATCAAAGA AGCGTTGTGGTTTGTGCTGGAGATCATCATGGCCAAGAACGAGAACAATAGCCACGCCTTCATCAGGAAGATGGTGGAGAACATCAAGCAAACAAAAGACGCACAGTCGCCCGCTGACTCCAAAACCAACGAG AAACTGTACACGGTGTGCGACGTGGCCATGCACATCATCATGTCCAAGAGCACCACCTACAGCCTGGAGTCGCCCAAAGACCCCATTCTGCCCAGCACCTTGTTCACAAAGCCCGATAAG AATATCAGCAACACAAAATATTATCTTCCGCCTGAGATGAAGTCGTTCTTTGCGCCAGGAAAG CCCAAGTCTGCCAATGTCCTGGGCGCTGTCAACAAACCGCTGTCGTCGGCCGGCAAACAGATCCAGAGCAAAGCGTCCCGCATGGAGACAGCCAGCAATGACGACTCCTCCTCCAGTCCGGGCTCGCCACAACGCGGCAAGAGCAG GCACGACAGCGCTGAAATGGACCACAGTGAAAATGAGGACTTGAGCAGAAAGCGAGCGGACAGCGCCGACAAG GAGAGTGAGAAGCCTCGTGGTCGCAAGCGCGGCCTGACTGCTGGCGACGCCGCCGACATCAAACGCGGACGCAAGAAGGCCACGACCGTGACGGAGGCTGAGGACATGTGGGGAGATGAGGACAACAGGCCCGAGGACGAGCAAAACAATCCTCCCAAGAAGGGACGCAGGGGGCGGCCCCCCAAGGCGGCCGCATCGGGCAATCAGGATGCATTGCCCGCCAAAGggaagagagagcgcaagaaGGCAGCGCCGCCCCCAGAGGACGACGATGACAAAGAGGACGACGAGGAGAGGCCcgacgaggacgacgacgacgaggaggacGGTGGTGGCGGCGCTGAGAATGTGGAAGTCAAGACCCGGACTGGACGACAGGCCAGGACTCCCAGACGATCGCAAAG CTCCGACGTGGCGGAGTTGACGCCGCAGAAGAGGAGAGGACGACCGCCCAAGTCGGCGCAACCTCCCCCCAAGAAACCCAC GCGGGGAGGACGGTCAAAGGGGGGAGCCGCTAAAGACGACTCTGAGGACGAGGAAGACCAGGAGGATGACGAAGTGCAGGAGGAGCCCACACCTAAG GAAAAAAGCAAAGCTTCCCCCATGGCTTTCCTCCACCTGTTCTGA
- the pds5b gene encoding sister chromatid cohesion protein PDS5 homolog B isoform X5, which produces MAHSKARAADGKVAYPPGVKEISDKISKEEMVRRLKMVVKTFMDMDQDSEEQKELYLNLALHLASDFFLKHPDKDVRLLVACCLADIFRIYAPEAPYTSPDKLKDIFMFITRQLKGLEDTKSPQFNRYFYLLENIAWVKSYNICFELEDSNEIFTQLYRTLFQVINNGHNQKVHMHMVDLMSSIICEGDTVSQELLDTVLVNLVPAHKNLNKQAYDLAKALLKRTAQAIEPYITNFFNQVLMLGKTSVSDLSEHVFDLILELYNIDGHLLLSVLPQLEFKLKSNDNDERLQVVKLLAKMFGAKDSELAAQNKPLWQCYLGRFNDIHVPIRLECVKFASHCLMNHPDLAKDLTEFLRVRSHDPEEAIRHDVIVSIVTAAKKDLSLVNDALLNFVKERTLDKRWRVRKEAMMGLASIYRKYSLQGEGGREASKQISWIKDKLLHIYYQNSIDDRLLVERIFAQYMVPHSLETAERMKCLYYLYATLDTNAVKALNEMWKCQNLLRHNVKDLLDLVKKPKSETSSKAVFAKVMVITRNLPDPGKAQDFVKKLAQVLEDDERIRDQLETLVGPSCSCKQAELCVRDITKKLGSPKQPSNPFLEMVKFLLERIAPVHIDTESISALIKQVNKSIEGTADDDEEGVLTDSAIRAGLELLKVLSFTHPVSFHSAETFESLLGCLKMDDEKVAEAALQIFKNTGGKMEESFPHIKFVLLPVLQSKAKRGPPRQAKYAIYCINAMFANRDTHFAQIFEPLHKGLDPADLEQLITPLTTLGHLAQLAPEQFAAPLKSLVANFIVKDLLMNDRIPGKKTTKLWVPDDEVSPETMAKIQGIKLMVRWLLGVKNNQSKSGNSTLRMLTAILHSDGDLTEQGKMGKPDMSRLRLAAACALLKLAQEPCYHKIITLEQYQLCALVINDECYQVRQGFAQKLHRGLCRLRLPLEYMAVFALCAKDPVKERRAHARQCLVKNVNIRREYLKQHAAISDKLFSLLPEYVVPYAVHLLAHDPDYVKVQDIEQLKDIKEALWFVLEIIMAKNENNSHAFIRKMVENIKQTKDAQSPADSKTNEKLYTVCDVAMHIIMSKSTTYSLESPKDPILPSTLFTKPDKNISNTKYYLPPEMKSFFAPGKPKSANVLGAVNKPLSSAGKQIQSKASRMETASNDDSSSSPGSPQRGKSRHDSAEMDHSENEDLSRKRADSADKESEKPRGRKRGLTAGDAADIKRGRKKATTVTEAEDMWGDEDNRPEDEQNNPPKKGRRGRPPKAAASGNQDALPAKGKRERKKAAPPPEDDDDKEDDEERPDEDDDDEEDGGGGAENVEVKTRTGRQARTPRRSQRRGGRSKGGAAKDDSEDEEDQEDDEVQEEPTPKEKSKASPMAFLHLF; this is translated from the exons ATGGCTCACTCTAAAGCTCGAGCCGCAGACGGGAAGGTGGCCTACCCCCCGGGGGTGAAGGAGATCTCTGACAAGATCTCCAAGGAGGAGATGGTCCGCCGCCTCAAG ATGGTGGTGAAGACCTTCATGGACATGGACCAGGACTCGGAAGAGCAGAAGGAGCTCTACCTGAACCTGGCCCTGCACCTGGCCTCTGACTTTTTCCTCAAACACCCCGACAAGGATGTGCGGCTGCTGGTGGCGTGCTGCCTCGCTGACATTTTCCGAATCTATGCTCCTGAGGCACCTTACACCTCCCCCGACAAGCTTAAG GACATTTTCATGTTCATCACCAGGCAGCTCAAAGGTCTGGAGGACACAAAAAGCCCTCAGTTCAATAGATACTTCTACCTGCTGGAG AACATTGCCTGGGTCAAGTCGTACAATATCTGCTTCGAGCTGGAAGACAGCAACGAGATCTTCACCCAACTCTACCGCACGCTCTTCCAGGTCATCAA CAACGGCCACAACCAGAAGGTGCATATGCACATGGTTGACCTGATGAGCTCCATCATCTGCGAGGGGGACACCGTATCCCAGGAGCTGCTGGACACAGTCTTGGTCAACCTGGTGCCAGCCCACAAG AATTTGAACAAGCAAGCGTACGACCTGGCCAAAGCGCTGCTGAAGAGGACGGCTCAGGCCATCGAGCCATACATCACTAAC TTCTTCAACCAGGTGCTGATGCTGGGCAAGACATCCGTGAGCGACTTGTCCGAGCACGTCTTCGACTTGATCCTGGAGCTCTACAACATTGACGGCCACCTCCTGCTCTCCGTGCTGCCCCAGCTGGAGTTCAAACTCAAG AGTAATGACAACGACGAGAGGCTGCAGGTGGTCAAGCTGCTGGCCAAGATGTTTGGCGCCAAGGACTCTGAGTTGGCGGCGCAGAACAAGCCGTTGTGGCAGTGCTACTTGGGCAG GTTCAATGACATCCACGTGCCCATCCGACTGGAGTGCGTCAAGTTTGCCAGCCATTGTCTAATGAACCACCCTGACCTAGCTAAAGACCTCACAG AATTCTTAAGGGTACGTTCGCACGACCCGGAGGAGGCCATCCGCCACGACGTCATCGTCTCCATCGTCACCGCCGCCAAGAAGGACCTCTCTCTGGTGAACGACGCCCTGCTCAACTTTGTCAAAGAGCGTACCTTGGACAAGAGG TGGCGTGTACGCAAGGAGGCCATGATGGGCTTGGCGTCAATCTACAGGAAGTACTCGCTGCAGGGTGAGGGTGGGCGTGAGGCGTCCAAGCAGATCTCCTGGATCAAAGACAAGCTGCTTCACATCTATTACCAGAACAGCATCGACGACAG GTTACTGGTGGAACGCATCTTTGCCCAGTACATGGTCCCTCACAGCCTGGAGACGGCAGAGAGGATGAAGTGTCTTTACTACCTATACGCCACTTTGGACACTAATGCTGTCAA AGCCCTGAATGAGATGTGGAAGTGTCAGAATCTACTGAGGCACAACGTCAAAGACCTGCTGGACCTGGTCAAGAAGCCCAAG TCTGAAACTTCCAGCAAAGCTGTTTTCGCCAAAGTCATGGTTATCACCA GAAATCTTCCAGATCCAGGCAAGGCTCAAGATTTTGTCAAGAAGCTGGCCCAGGTGCTGGAGGACGACGAGCGGATCCGAGACCAGCTGGAGACGCTGGTCGGCCCTTCATGCTCCTGCAAGCAGGCTGAGTTGTGTGTG CGAGACATCACAAAGAAACTCGGCAGTCCCAAGCAGCCCAGTAATCCTTTCCTGGAGATGGTTAAGTTCCTTTTGGAGAGAATTGCTCCCGTGCACATCGACACAGAGTCCATCAG CGCTTTGATCAAACAGGTCAACAAATCCATAGAAGGAACGGCTGACGATGACGAGGAGGGTGTTCTCACAGACAGCGCCATCAGAGCCGGCCTGGAACTGCTTAAG GTGCTGTCCTTCACGCACCCAGTGTCCTTCCACTCGGCCGAGACCTTCGAGTCCCTGCTGGGCTGCCTGAAGATGGACGATGAGAAGGTGGCCGAGGCGGCGCTGCAGATCTTCAAGAATACAGGCGGCAAGATGGAGGAGAGCTTCCCGCACATCAAGTT TGTCTTGCTGCCGGTGCTGCAGTCCAAAGCCAAGCGGGGCCCGCCTCGTCAGGCCAAATACGCCATCTACTGCATCAATGCCATGTTTGCCAACAGAGACACTCACTTTGCGCAGATCTTTGAG CCGTTGCACAAAGGTCTGGACCCAGCCGACCTGGAGCAGCTCATCACCCCTCTGACCACGCTCGGTCACCTGGCCCAGCTGGCCCCCGAGCAGTTTGCCGCCCCCCTCAAGTCTCTGGTGGCCAACTTCATTGTGAAGGATTTGCTCATGAACGACAGG ATTCCAGGCAAGAAGACCACCAAGCTTTGGGTTCCCGACGATGAGGTTTCTCCCGAGACCATGGCCAAG ATCCAGGGCATCAAGCTGATGGTGCGCTGGCTGCTGGGCGTGAAAAACAACCAGAGCAAGTCTGGCAACTCCACGCTGCGCATGTTGACGGCCATCTTGCACAGCGACGGAGACCTCACAGAGCAAGGGAAGATGGG CAAACCCGACATGTCGAGGCTCCGCCTGGCCGCCGCCTGTGCCCTGCTGAAGCTGGCCCAGGAGCCGTGTTACCACAAGATTATCACGCTGGAGCAGTACCAGCTGTGTGCGCTGGTCATTAAC GATGAGTGCTACCAGGTGCGTCAGGGCTTTGCGCAAAAACTGCACCGGGGCCTGTGCCGCCTGCGCCTCCCTCTGGAGTACATGGCCGTGTTCGCCTTGTGTGCCAAGGACCCAGTCAAGGAGCGGCGAGCTCACGCGCGCCAGTGCCTGGTCAAGAACGTCAACATTCGGCGCGAGTACCTCAAGCAGCATGCTGCCATCAGCG ACAAGCTTTTCTCGCTGCTGCCCGAGTATGTGGTGCCGTACGCCGTCCACTTGCTGGCGCACGACCCAGACTACGTCAAAGTGCAGGACATCGAGCAGCTCAAAGACATCAAAGA AGCGTTGTGGTTTGTGCTGGAGATCATCATGGCCAAGAACGAGAACAATAGCCACGCCTTCATCAGGAAGATGGTGGAGAACATCAAGCAAACAAAAGACGCACAGTCGCCCGCTGACTCCAAAACCAACGAG AAACTGTACACGGTGTGCGACGTGGCCATGCACATCATCATGTCCAAGAGCACCACCTACAGCCTGGAGTCGCCCAAAGACCCCATTCTGCCCAGCACCTTGTTCACAAAGCCCGATAAG AATATCAGCAACACAAAATATTATCTTCCGCCTGAGATGAAGTCGTTCTTTGCGCCAGGAAAG CCCAAGTCTGCCAATGTCCTGGGCGCTGTCAACAAACCGCTGTCGTCGGCCGGCAAACAGATCCAGAGCAAAGCGTCCCGCATGGAGACAGCCAGCAATGACGACTCCTCCTCCAGTCCGGGCTCGCCACAACGCGGCAAGAGCAG GCACGACAGCGCTGAAATGGACCACAGTGAAAATGAGGACTTGAGCAGAAAGCGAGCGGACAGCGCCGACAAG GAGAGTGAGAAGCCTCGTGGTCGCAAGCGCGGCCTGACTGCTGGCGACGCCGCCGACATCAAACGCGGACGCAAGAAGGCCACGACCGTGACGGAGGCTGAGGACATGTGGGGAGATGAGGACAACAGGCCCGAGGACGAGCAAAACAATCCTCCCAAGAAGGGACGCAGGGGGCGGCCCCCCAAGGCGGCCGCATCGGGCAATCAGGATGCATTGCCCGCCAAAGggaagagagagcgcaagaaGGCAGCGCCGCCCCCAGAGGACGACGATGACAAAGAGGACGACGAGGAGAGGCCcgacgaggacgacgacgacgaggaggacGGTGGTGGCGGCGCTGAGAATGTGGAAGTCAAGACCCGGACTGGACGACAGGCCAGGACTCCCAGACGATCGCAAAG GCGGGGAGGACGGTCAAAGGGGGGAGCCGCTAAAGACGACTCTGAGGACGAGGAAGACCAGGAGGATGACGAAGTGCAGGAGGAGCCCACACCTAAG GAAAAAAGCAAAGCTTCCCCCATGGCTTTCCTCCACCTGTTCTGA